A genome region from Acaryochloris thomasi RCC1774 includes the following:
- a CDS encoding GNAT family N-acetyltransferase, whose protein sequence is MSPKHSNIPDITLEALCRTFFKEVTTYGFQQLDYIRFVNLLLDLAMQNDRGSASVSHTPSTANLDFPVSSGLPIEGPRVDLRAFNPATDLDLLEGWLNDDDGRYFLLSRTTSPDLDIEDVINQKSNLVGTISLKDGQAIGSVIFLDYDAMRHKAELRKLIGIKSMRGMGYAREATELWLSYGLNSLGLKKIYLNTLDTNLRNLRLNEQLGFKIEGILRNEVYFDERYHDVLRMGLWRE, encoded by the coding sequence ATGAGCCCAAAACACTCTAATATTCCCGATATAACGCTTGAGGCGTTGTGCCGAACCTTTTTCAAGGAAGTGACAACCTATGGCTTTCAGCAGCTTGACTACATTCGGTTCGTCAACCTGCTGCTGGATCTGGCAATGCAGAATGATCGTGGGAGTGCGTCCGTTTCGCACACTCCCAGCACCGCAAACCTAGACTTTCCTGTTTCTAGTGGGCTGCCGATTGAAGGCCCCCGAGTTGATCTTCGGGCCTTTAATCCTGCGACAGATCTCGATCTTTTAGAAGGCTGGCTTAATGATGATGATGGCAGATATTTTTTGCTGTCTAGAACCACCTCTCCTGATCTAGATATTGAGGATGTCATCAATCAGAAAAGTAATTTGGTGGGTACGATCTCGCTCAAAGATGGTCAGGCTATTGGTTCCGTGATCTTTCTCGATTATGACGCCATGCGGCATAAGGCAGAACTGCGTAAGCTAATTGGAATCAAGTCTATGCGGGGTATGGGGTATGCCAGAGAGGCTACCGAGTTATGGCTAAGCTACGGTCTCAATAGCCTTGGGTTGAAAAAGATTTACCTCAATACCCTGGATACAAACTTGAGAAATCTCAGACTCAACGAACAACTGGGGTTCAAAATCGAGGGCATCCTGAGAAACGAAGTCTATTTTGATGAAAGGTATCACGACGTTCTCAGAATGGGACTGTGGCGGGAGTAA
- a CDS encoding YiiD C-terminal domain-containing protein: MDRLSESMESATVEQYLHDHIPLSRSMAVSVVQVNQKGVVLSAPLPPNINHRSTAFGGSLSAVAILAAWTYVHCQLQNLSLPCRIVIQGNSIEYLQPVETDFQAHCMAPSQLLWDRFIKTITRRGKGRISLNVEIVSDALLAGTFQGQYVALKL; encoded by the coding sequence ATGGATCGGTTGTCTGAAAGCATGGAGAGTGCCACCGTAGAGCAGTACCTCCATGACCACATACCTCTGTCTCGGTCTATGGCTGTGTCAGTGGTACAAGTCAATCAAAAGGGCGTGGTTTTGTCCGCGCCGCTGCCCCCAAATATTAATCATCGCAGTACTGCCTTTGGTGGCAGCCTCTCTGCAGTTGCAATTCTAGCGGCTTGGACTTACGTTCACTGTCAGCTTCAGAATTTATCTTTGCCTTGTCGTATTGTGATTCAAGGCAACAGTATCGAATACCTGCAGCCTGTTGAGACCGATTTTCAAGCTCACTGTATGGCTCCGTCTCAGCTGCTCTGGGATCGCTTTATTAAAACAATTACGAGGCGGGGCAAGGGTCGGATTTCTCTAAACGTTGAAATTGTCTCAGATGCTTTACTGGCCGGGACATTTCAGGGACAATATGTGGCTCTTAAGCTCTAG
- a CDS encoding acyltransferase family protein: MRQNRLLELDALRGLGAVAVVLYHYFFRYSEIYGHPNLSVGWADYGKYGVQLFFIISGFVIYWTLNRVEKPMDFIVSRFARLYPVYWMALILTFALVSYFGLAGREVELSDAIKNLLMFHEYLGVQHVDGVYWTLTIELSFYLLVFVIYLLNQLRSVELWFTPLIFLSLARTAGFIAIPGLAAQLLIPEYIMFFVAGICFFKIYKNLSDRMTVPILLLSLVSTSFVFSVKDFWVFSVLYAVFYLAITGWLAFLRLRLFVGLGTVSYALYLVHQNIGYIIINQSYRWGLPPVFGILAAIATSLLIASVLTYYIERPSARMIRRAYKSQA, from the coding sequence TTGAGACAGAATAGGCTTTTAGAATTAGATGCATTAAGAGGTCTGGGGGCGGTTGCGGTGGTTTTGTATCACTACTTTTTCCGCTATAGCGAAATCTATGGTCACCCAAATTTATCTGTAGGTTGGGCGGACTATGGAAAATACGGTGTCCAGTTGTTTTTTATCATTAGTGGTTTTGTGATCTATTGGACTCTCAATCGCGTAGAGAAGCCAATGGATTTTATCGTTTCTCGCTTTGCTCGACTTTATCCTGTCTATTGGATGGCACTAATCCTCACCTTTGCTCTGGTTAGCTATTTTGGCTTAGCGGGACGAGAGGTAGAGCTTAGCGATGCGATCAAAAATTTGCTGATGTTCCATGAATACTTGGGAGTGCAGCATGTTGATGGTGTTTACTGGACGCTAACAATAGAGCTGAGCTTCTATCTCTTAGTTTTTGTGATTTATCTTTTGAATCAGCTTCGGTCTGTGGAGCTATGGTTCACACCGCTAATTTTTCTGTCGTTAGCGAGAACAGCAGGATTCATTGCTATTCCAGGTTTAGCTGCTCAGCTTCTAATTCCTGAATATATTATGTTTTTTGTGGCTGGCATTTGCTTTTTCAAGATCTATAAAAACTTGTCAGATCGCATGACGGTTCCTATCTTGCTGCTGTCTCTTGTCTCAACGAGCTTTGTGTTTTCGGTCAAAGATTTCTGGGTGTTTTCTGTTCTCTATGCTGTTTTCTATTTGGCTATCACAGGATGGCTGGCTTTTCTGCGGCTGCGGTTGTTTGTGGGGCTGGGGACAGTTTCATATGCCCTATATTTGGTCCATCAGAACATTGGCTACATTATTATTAATCAGTCGTATCGATGGGGTTTGCCTCCTGTTTTTGGAATATTAGCTGCGATCGCAACCTCTTTACTCATTGCATCTGTCCTGACTTATTACATTGAGAGGCCCTCCGCCAGGATGATTCGGAGGGCTTATAAAAGCCAAGCCTGA
- a CDS encoding caspase family protein yields MTRMRRRQFLQFAGGAVASLGFSQLDIQKQSLRYAQVLAQDNARKLALLVGINTYPTAPLYGCVTDVELQRELLVHRFGFNPKNILTVTDAQATRKGILRAFEEHLIKQAKPGDVAVFHYSGHGSQVNDPDKDTRDGLNGTLVPVDSVSGQEQGRQVVNDIMGHTLFLLMSAVPTDNLTMVLDSCFSGGGKRGNMRVRSINRLARESGGVFPNREELAYQQQWLSRLKMSADEFKQKRRTGVAKGVVIASANRNQFASDATFDGFNAGAFTYHMTKYLWQQTGETPVVGAIANISRRTTQENDQDPELECTPQCDPNSVADQRPFYFLNASTAPAEAVITDVSGNQMTCWLGGIETSNPLDKNTILAVVDDQSQELAKVKLESRTGLIGKGTLLQGNAQAFKPGALLQEEVRGIPTNLMLRIGLDPSLETGMSEAKAALVSASRIEAAELGEGQVDYILGRITSKDRKRLQGRVPTVPEVGMLGLFTPTKENILSDSFSGATDESAADAVLRLQAKFKLLLANRILRAILNPSSSKLGVTATVVPIGAESRALAATRTRGSDLVTTAITPEVGEVKPGDNIQIQVKNQETQDLYISVLGIGSDGEMTVLFPSDYTAATDASLVGAGQTLKVPQAGRDDYDFVVSGPAGTIEVIVLASARSLRDTLKGLKKIASRSGQRPGEPLAISEPSAVVEGLLGDLTDTTRAFLKVQRQETQQIDATQLAALSLSLNVVE; encoded by the coding sequence ATGACACGGATGAGACGCCGTCAGTTTTTGCAGTTTGCCGGTGGTGCAGTTGCATCTTTGGGGTTCAGTCAGCTCGATATTCAAAAACAAAGCCTTCGCTATGCGCAGGTATTGGCCCAGGATAATGCTCGCAAGCTAGCGCTGCTGGTAGGTATCAACACTTATCCCACGGCCCCGCTCTACGGTTGCGTCACTGATGTAGAGCTACAGCGTGAATTGTTGGTCCATCGGTTTGGCTTCAACCCTAAAAATATTCTGACAGTCACCGATGCCCAGGCGACGCGCAAGGGTATTTTGCGGGCCTTTGAAGAACATCTGATCAAGCAGGCAAAACCAGGAGACGTGGCGGTATTCCACTACTCTGGGCATGGCTCACAGGTGAATGATCCTGACAAAGATACGCGGGATGGCCTTAACGGAACGCTGGTGCCGGTTGATAGTGTCTCTGGTCAAGAGCAAGGCCGCCAGGTCGTGAATGACATTATGGGGCATACTCTTTTTCTACTCATGTCTGCGGTGCCCACCGACAACCTGACAATGGTTTTAGATAGCTGCTTTTCGGGGGGCGGTAAGCGCGGTAATATGCGCGTCCGGTCTATCAATCGCCTTGCCAGGGAGTCGGGTGGCGTTTTCCCAAATCGTGAAGAACTCGCCTATCAGCAGCAGTGGTTATCTCGGTTGAAGATGTCGGCGGATGAATTTAAGCAAAAGCGGCGGACTGGTGTTGCCAAGGGCGTTGTGATTGCCTCAGCCAATCGCAATCAGTTTGCTTCTGATGCTACCTTTGACGGGTTTAATGCGGGGGCCTTTACCTACCATATGACCAAATACCTCTGGCAACAGACAGGGGAGACGCCGGTTGTCGGTGCGATCGCAAACATCTCACGCCGCACCACCCAAGAAAATGACCAGGATCCTGAACTCGAATGTACGCCCCAGTGCGATCCGAATAGCGTTGCCGATCAGCGCCCGTTTTACTTCCTCAATGCATCTACGGCCCCTGCTGAGGCTGTGATCACTGACGTTAGCGGCAATCAGATGACCTGCTGGCTGGGCGGAATCGAAACTTCGAACCCACTGGATAAGAATACAATTCTGGCCGTCGTCGATGATCAAAGCCAAGAGCTTGCAAAAGTTAAGCTAGAGTCCCGAACCGGGCTGATTGGTAAAGGCACTTTACTACAGGGCAATGCTCAAGCCTTTAAGCCGGGTGCCCTTCTGCAAGAAGAAGTTCGTGGCATCCCGACCAATCTGATGCTGCGGATTGGGCTTGATCCTTCTTTGGAAACCGGCATGTCAGAGGCAAAGGCTGCACTAGTCTCGGCTTCCAGAATTGAAGCTGCAGAGTTAGGAGAGGGGCAAGTTGACTATATTTTGGGGCGCATAACGTCTAAAGATCGTAAGCGCCTCCAGGGGCGTGTTCCCACCGTGCCAGAAGTTGGAATGCTCGGATTGTTTACCCCTACGAAAGAGAATATTCTGAGCGACTCTTTCTCCGGTGCAACGGATGAATCTGCTGCTGATGCTGTTCTGAGACTGCAGGCCAAGTTCAAGCTTCTGCTTGCCAACCGCATCCTGAGGGCAATTCTCAACCCGAGTTCTTCAAAATTAGGCGTTACCGCCACCGTGGTCCCGATTGGCGCTGAGAGTCGAGCACTGGCGGCAACCAGAACACGAGGCAGCGACCTCGTGACCACTGCGATTACACCTGAAGTGGGCGAGGTCAAACCCGGCGATAATATTCAGATTCAAGTGAAAAATCAAGAAACCCAGGATCTCTATATCAGCGTGCTGGGGATTGGCTCTGATGGCGAAATGACGGTTCTGTTCCCCTCAGACTATACGGCAGCTACGGATGCCTCTCTGGTCGGCGCAGGACAAACCCTTAAGGTTCCCCAAGCCGGACGCGATGACTATGATTTTGTTGTCAGTGGCCCCGCTGGAACCATTGAAGTGATTGTGTTGGCCAGTGCTCGCTCTCTGCGCGATACGCTCAAAGGTCTGAAGAAAATTGCGAGCCGCTCGGGGCAACGGCCCGGGGAACCCCTCGCGATCAGTGAGCCTTCAGCGGTTGTCGAAGGACTGCTCGGTGACCTGACTGATACCACCCGTGCCTTTTTGAAAGTTCAGCGCCAGGAAACACAGCAGATAGACGCGACCCAGCTCGCAGCGCTGTCTCTCTCGCTTAATGTCGTTGAATAA
- a CDS encoding Rqc2 family fibronectin-binding protein, which translates to MQPVDFTTLCAACCDLRSHWLPARLEQIYQRDRYTLYLALRTLDQRGWLTISWHPQAARLCLGTPPPKAADTFTFSEQLRHQLKGLALVALKPSGPWERVIDLQFARRPQDPVSWHLYVEVMNKYSNVILTTAEQKIVTVAHQVSEKQSRVRPLQTGQPYSLPPALTDPVPSLEESQAHWQERVALVPGPVARNLRTYRGLSPALARSMVATAGPSADQNTDQLTPDQWQQLFALWQDWLRALKQGTFTPGWQTEGYTVMGWQMTQPAPSIHQVLDQYYTQQLNQQVFKQLRHQLQQKVSSVAKKLQIKANSFHTQLQAAETADEHRQQADLLMANLQSWEIGMQSITLPDFEGDTSRTISLNPEQNAVQNAQALYKRHQKLKRSRDRLEPLLAEVELELQYLHQVEVAIEQTETYKNEADLETLEEIRIELIEQGYWPTPDHVAKPQAKTDFIRHQSPDGWELLVGRNNRQNDQLTFSVATGYDLWFHTQEIPGSHALLRLDAGAVASETDIEWAAHFVAYYSRARQSHQVPVVYTSPKHVYKPKGAQPGMVIYKHEQVTWGQPQLAKAKMQQPKA; encoded by the coding sequence GTGCAGCCCGTTGACTTTACGACTTTGTGTGCCGCCTGCTGTGATTTGCGATCGCACTGGCTCCCTGCCCGCCTCGAGCAGATCTATCAACGCGACCGCTACACGCTCTACTTAGCATTGCGCACCCTTGACCAGCGGGGGTGGCTCACCATTTCTTGGCACCCCCAAGCCGCACGCCTCTGTCTCGGCACGCCCCCTCCCAAAGCAGCAGATACCTTTACCTTTAGCGAACAGCTTCGCCATCAGCTCAAAGGCCTAGCGCTTGTGGCGCTCAAACCCTCAGGACCTTGGGAGCGCGTCATCGACCTCCAGTTTGCCCGCCGCCCTCAAGATCCGGTGTCCTGGCATCTCTACGTTGAGGTCATGAATAAATACAGCAATGTGATCCTGACCACCGCTGAACAAAAAATAGTGACCGTCGCCCATCAGGTGAGCGAAAAACAATCGAGGGTGCGGCCGCTCCAGACAGGACAGCCCTACAGCTTACCCCCCGCCCTCACCGATCCTGTCCCCTCTCTCGAAGAATCTCAAGCACATTGGCAAGAGCGGGTTGCCCTCGTTCCTGGCCCCGTGGCTCGCAACCTGCGCACCTATCGTGGCCTGAGTCCAGCCCTAGCTCGATCAATGGTGGCAACAGCAGGACCATCAGCAGATCAGAACACCGATCAGCTCACCCCTGATCAATGGCAACAGCTCTTCGCCCTTTGGCAGGATTGGCTCCGGGCCTTAAAACAGGGAACCTTCACTCCTGGCTGGCAAACTGAGGGCTATACCGTCATGGGCTGGCAGATGACTCAACCTGCCCCAAGCATTCATCAGGTTTTAGATCAGTACTATACCCAGCAGCTCAACCAGCAAGTCTTTAAGCAACTACGCCATCAGCTCCAGCAAAAGGTCAGCAGCGTTGCCAAAAAACTCCAGATCAAAGCCAACAGCTTTCATACGCAGCTTCAGGCCGCTGAAACCGCCGACGAGCATCGCCAGCAGGCCGATCTGCTGATGGCAAACCTACAATCCTGGGAAATCGGAATGCAGTCGATTACGCTGCCAGACTTTGAGGGAGATACCTCACGCACCATCTCGCTCAATCCTGAGCAGAACGCCGTTCAGAATGCCCAGGCTCTCTACAAGCGGCATCAAAAGCTAAAGCGATCGCGCGATCGCCTAGAGCCGCTGCTGGCTGAAGTCGAACTAGAGCTGCAGTACCTCCATCAAGTTGAGGTTGCCATTGAGCAGACCGAAACCTATAAAAACGAGGCCGATCTAGAAACGCTAGAAGAGATCCGGATAGAGCTAATTGAGCAGGGCTACTGGCCAACCCCTGACCACGTCGCCAAACCACAGGCGAAGACCGACTTTATTCGCCATCAATCTCCAGACGGCTGGGAACTGCTGGTGGGCCGCAACAATCGCCAAAACGATCAGCTCACCTTCAGCGTCGCCACCGGCTATGACCTGTGGTTTCACACCCAAGAGATACCCGGTAGCCATGCCCTTCTGCGCCTAGACGCAGGCGCGGTTGCCAGTGAAACAGACATTGAATGGGCAGCCCACTTTGTGGCTTACTACAGTCGTGCCCGTCAAAGCCATCAGGTTCCTGTGGTCTACACCAGCCCCAAGCATGTTTACAAACCCAAGGGCGCGCAGCCCGGCATGGTGATCTATAAGCATGAGCAAGTAACCTGGGGACAGCCGCAGCTCGCGAAGGCTAAAATGCAGCAGCCCAAGGCGTAA